The Candidatus Zixiibacteriota bacterium genome includes a window with the following:
- a CDS encoding Ig-like domain-containing protein, which yields MYSKTLTFIVALLLLSAGTALAQTAAPELSPIGAQTVNENSNLNFGVSASDADATIPTLTTSTLPTGASFTDNGDGTGTFDWTPGFSDAGDHEVRFYANDVVTSDVDSEIVIITVNDVNQAPVLAAIGARSTDEGVNLNFTVSASDADGTTPTLSATNLPTGASFTDNGDGTATFDWTPTFTDAGPYSVTFTASDGSLTDDEIVAITVNDVNQAPVLAAIGARSTDEGVNLNFTVSASDADGTTPTLSATNLPTGASFTDNGDGTGTFDWTPTFTDAGPYSVTFTASDGSLTDDEIVAITVNDVNQAPVLAAIGARSTDEGVNLNFTVSASDADGTTPTLSATNLPTGASFTDNGDGTGTFDWTPTFTDAGPYSVTFTASDGSLTDDEIVAITVNDVNQAPVLAAIGARSTDEGVNLNFTVSASDADGTTPTLSATNLPTGASFTDNGDGTGTFDWTPGYTDAGSYDVTFTASDGSLTDDEIVAITVNDVNQAPVLAAIGARSTDEGVNLNFTVSASDADGTTPTLSATNLPTGASFTDNGDGTGTFDWTPTFTDAGPYSVTFTASDGSLTDDEIVAITVNDVNQAPVLAAIGARSTDEGVNLNFTVSASDADGTTPTLSATNLPTGASFTDNGDGTGTFDWTPGYTDAGSYDVTFTASDGSLTDDEIVAITVNDVNQAPVLAAIGAQSTTEDVNLNFNISATDADGTIPSFTADNLPTGATFTDNGDGTATFDWTPGYTDAGSYDVTFTASDGSLTDDEVVTITVNDAGNQAPVLAAIGARSTDEGVNLNFTVSASDADGTTPTLSATNLPTGASFTDNGDGTATFDWTPTFTDAGPYSVTFTASDGSLTDDEIVAITVNDVNQAPVLAAIGARSTDEGVNLNFTVSASDADGTTPTLSATNLPTGASFTDNGDGTGTFDWTPTFTDAGPYSVTFTASDGSLTDDEIVAITVNDVNQAPVLAAIGARSTDEGVNLSFTVSASDADGTTPTLSATNLPTGASFTDNGDGTGTFDWTPTFADAGPYSVTFTASDGSLTDDEVVTITVNDVNQAPVLAAIGAQSTTEDVNLNFNISATDADGTTPSLTADNLPTGATFTDNGDGTGTFDWTPGYTDAGSYDVTFTASDGSLTDDEVVTITVNDAGNQAPVLAAIGAQSVTEAVNLNFNISATDADGTTPSFTADNLPIGATFTDNGDGTGTFDWTPGYTDAGSYDVTFTASDGSLTDDEVVTITVNDAGNQAPVLAAIGAQSTTEDVNLNFNISATDADGTTPSFTADNLPTGATFTDNGDGTGTFDWTPGYTDAGSYDVTFTASDGSLTDDEIVTITVNDAGNQAPVLAAIGAQSTTEDVNLNFNISATDADGTTPSFTADNLPTGATFTDNGDGTGTFDWTPGYTDAGSYDVTFTASDGSLTDDEVVTITVSDAGNQAPVLAAIGAQSTTEDVNLNFNISATDADGTTPSFTADNLPTGATFTDNGDGTGTFDWTPGYTDAGSYDVTFTASDGSLTDDEVVTITVNDAGNQAPVLAAIGAQSITEDVNLNFNISATDADGTTPSFTADNLPTGATFTDNGDGTATFDWTPGYTDAGSYDVTFTASDGSLTDDEIVTITVNDAGNQAPVLAAIGAQSTTEDVNLNFNISATDADGTTPSFTADNLPTGASFTDNGDGTATFDWTPGYTDAGSYDVTFTASDGSLTDDEVVTITVNDAGNQAPVLAAIGAQSTTEDVNLNFNISATDADGTTPSFTADNLPTGATFTDNGDGTGTFDWTPGYTDAGSYDVTFTASDGSLTDDEVVTITVNDAGNQAPVLAAIGAQSTTEDVNLNFNISATDADGTTPSFTADNLPTGASFTDNGDGTGTFDWTPGYTDAGSYDVTFTASDGSLTDDEVVTITVNDAGNQAPVLAAIGAQSTTEDVNLNFNISATDADGTTPSFTADNLPTGATFTDNGDGTGTFDWTPGYTDAGSYDVTFTASDGTATDDEVVTITVNDAGNQAPVLAAIGSQLVVEAINLNFTISATDPDATIPSFTADNLPTGATFTDNGDGTGTFDWTPGYTDAGSYDVTFTASDGSLTDDEVVTITVNDAGNQAPVLAAIGAQSTTEDVNLNFNISATDADGTTPSFTADNLPTGATFTDNGDGTATFDWTPGYTDAGSYDVTFTASDGTATDDEVVTITVNDAGNQVPVLAAIGAQSTTENILLNFAISATDPDATIPTLTATNLPTGATFTDNGDGTGTFDWTPAFGDAGTYNVTFTASDGELTIDEIVEITVLDNQAPVLDEIGSQFVVEGATLSLPTSASDPDGTIPVLTVSALPSGATYTDNGDGTGLFEWITDPTMGGVYTITFYASDGELEDFEDVVISVSESGNHPPTITAIDDTTVFENGTLAVAVTAEDIDADPLALSVSTHLQNYTFVDNGDGTGLLTYTPDYFDAGLDTVKIYATELGSQGLVALEIFSITTVDVNQPPVIDSVGPFTVDVDDVLEFEIVATDSDEDSTAVVFLSIVGSLPTNASFVDNGDNTGSFSFTPEYGQEGDYTITFLAIDQGSPQLSSTRAVDITVNGINIPPVLDSIGTQKLYEGETLLLNLSATDIDGTEPPTFSTDTLYENMSLVDNGDGTAVFTFTPSFLQAGLYSIKFRAFDGHDYDREVVLIQVREAGNQAPYFDQIPAGLQVVEGTVLTDVVYAVDPELGTISISLVDGTVPNNFYLIDNGDGSAGFQFSPDYTQQGVYDIGLEVTDGELSSQSTLSIEVVDAGNQDPVLDPIGDKTVDEHVALTFSITTSDPDGDYPVITSSTLPGTATLVDNGNGTANFAWTPTYDDAGEYPVTFYATDAAEPSDVVSEEITITVVDINRAPWYFMSPFQQDTLQESETLTYEISAWDDDGTLPDIVVTLDGTDTLATNMEFTSTINGTNREGTLTFSPDYTQGDNDPDFYYVRFSVHDEMNYELTRSEVVTFRVYDKNEPPHITVNDPGPITINEGGSVDNLAALAEDNDGTVTLTVDGLPDSNYTLSQPATYALVFNFFPDYNQAGTYQLRYIAVDNDGAADTLFVDIIVLEAGNQSPYWEEYLPSTVTVYVDQTFDTTLVAIDPEGLPVTLTMDVSIPNANFVVTDNTGVFSITADPTQNGESYPVTFTVTDSESATDVMTTTFVVATYLRGDTDGNLKFTINDVIYLAAYMFRQGTAPAPLESADADASGQVDVSDIAYMVNFLYHSGPRPPQ from the coding sequence ATGTATAGCAAAACCCTGACATTTATCGTTGCGTTACTCCTGCTGTCGGCCGGAACGGCGCTGGCGCAAACAGCCGCTCCGGAACTTTCTCCAATCGGAGCGCAGACAGTGAACGAGAACAGCAACCTCAATTTCGGAGTGTCGGCTTCGGATGCCGATGCAACCATTCCGACTCTTACGACATCAACGTTGCCTACCGGTGCAAGTTTCACCGATAACGGTGACGGCACCGGGACGTTCGACTGGACGCCCGGATTCTCCGATGCCGGCGATCACGAAGTGCGCTTTTACGCCAATGACGTTGTCACGTCTGATGTCGATTCAGAAATAGTGATTATTACGGTCAATGACGTGAATCAGGCCCCGGTCCTGGCGGCGATTGGCGCGCGCTCGACTGATGAGGGCGTGAACCTGAACTTCACGGTTTCGGCCTCTGACGCCGACGGGACGACACCCACGTTGAGTGCCACGAATCTCCCGACCGGTGCGAGCTTTACCGATAACGGTGACGGAACGGCGACCTTTGACTGGACTCCGACCTTCACCGATGCCGGTCCTTATAGTGTGACGTTTACGGCAAGCGATGGTTCGCTCACTGATGATGAGATTGTTGCTATTACAGTCAACGATGTGAATCAAGCCCCGGTCCTGGCGGCGATTGGCGCTCGCTCGACTGATGAGGGCGTGAACCTGAACTTCACGGTTTCGGCTTCTGACGCCGACGGGACGACACCCACCTTGAGTGCCACGAACCTTCCAACCGGTGCGAGTTTTACTGATAACGGTGACGGAACGGGGACCTTCGACTGGACGCCGACCTTCACCGATGCCGGTCCTTATAGTGTGACATTTACAGCTTCAGACGGCAGCCTGACCGATGATGAGATCGTTGCGATAACGGTCAATGACGTGAATCAGGCTCCGGTTCTGGCGGCGATTGGTGCGCGCTCGACCGATGAGGGCGTGAACCTGAACTTCACGGTATCGGCTTCTGACGCCGACGGAACGACTCCCACCCTGAGTGCTACGAATCTCCCGACCGGTGCGAGCTTTACCGATAACGGTGACGGAACGGGGACCTTCGACTGGACGCCGACCTTCACCGATGCCGGTCCTTATAGTGTGACGTTTACAGCTTCAGACGGCAGTCTGACCGATGATGAGATCGTTGCGATAACGGTCAATGACGTGAATCAGGCCCCGGTCCTGGCGGCGATTGGCGCGCGCTCGACCGATGAGGGCGTGAACCTGAACTTCACGGTATCGGCTTCTGACGCCGACGGGACGACACCCACGTTGAGTGCTACAAATCTCCCGACCGGTGCGAGCTTTACTGATAATGGCGACGGCACCGGGACTTTTGACTGGACCCCCGGCTACACTGACGCCGGATCGTACGATGTTACCTTCACTGCGAGCGATGGTTCGCTCACTGATGATGAGATTGTTGCTATTACAGTCAACGACGTGAATCAGGCTCCGGTTCTGGCGGCGATTGGCGCTCGCTCGACCGATGAGGGCGTGAACCTGAACTTCACGGTTTCGGCTTCTGACGCCGACGGGACGACACCCACCTTGAGTGCCACGAACCTTCCAACCGGTGCGAGTTTTACTGATAACGGTGACGGAACGGGGACCTTCGACTGGACGCCGACCTTCACCGATGCCGGTCCTTATAGTGTGACATTTACAGCTTCAGACGGCAGTCTGACTGATGATGAGATTGTTGCTATTACGGTCAACGACGTGAATCAGGCCCCGGTTCTGGCGGCGATTGGTGCGCGCTCGACCGATGAGGGTGTGAACCTGAACTTCACGGTTTCGGCTTCTGACGCCGACGGGACGACACCCACGTTGAGTGCCACGAATCTCCCGACCGGTGCGAGCTTTACTGATAATGGCGACGGCACCGGGACTTTTGACTGGACCCCCGGCTACACTGACGCCGGATCGTACGATGTTACCTTCACTGCAAGCGATGGTTCGCTCACTGATGATGAGATCGTTGCGATAACGGTCAATGACGTGAATCAGGCTCCGGTCCTGGCGGCGATTGGCGCTCAGTCAACTACTGAAGATGTTAATCTGAACTTCAATATCTCAGCTACCGATGCTGATGGAACTATCCCGAGCTTCACGGCTGACAACCTTCCGACCGGCGCGACCTTCACCGATAACGGTGACGGAACGGCCACCTTCGACTGGACTCCCGGCTACACTGACGCTGGATCGTACGATGTTACCTTCACTGCGAGCGATGGTTCGCTGACAGATGATGAAGTCGTCACGATTACAGTCAATGACGCCGGTAACCAGGCCCCGGTCCTGGCGGCGATTGGCGCGCGCTCGACCGATGAGGGCGTGAACCTGAACTTCACGGTATCGGCTTCTGACGCCGACGGAACGACTCCCACCCTGAGTGCTACGAATCTCCCGACCGGTGCGAGCTTTACCGATAACGGTGACGGAACGGCGACCTTTGACTGGACTCCGACCTTCACCGATGCCGGTCCTTATAGTGTGACGTTTACGGCAAGCGATGGTTCGCTCACTGATGATGAGATTGTTGCTATTACAGTCAACGATGTGAATCAAGCCCCGGTCCTGGCGGCGATTGGCGCTCGCTCGACTGATGAGGGCGTGAACCTGAACTTCACGGTTTCGGCTTCTGACGCCGACGGGACGACACCCACCTTGAGTGCCACGAACCTTCCAACCGGTGCGAGTTTTACTGATAACGGTGACGGAACGGGGACCTTCGACTGGACGCCGACCTTCACCGATGCCGGTCCTTATAGTGTGACATTTACAGCTTCAGACGGCAGCCTGACTGATGATGAGATCGTTGCGATTACGGTCAATGACGTGAATCAGGCCCCGGTCCTGGCGGCGATTGGCGCTCGCTCGACCGATGAGGGCGTGAACCTGAGCTTCACGGTTTCGGCCTCTGACGCCGACGGGACGACACCCACGTTGAGTGCCACGAATCTTCCTACCGGTGCGAGCTTTACTGATAACGGTGACGGAACGGGGACTTTTGACTGGACGCCGACCTTCGCCGATGCCGGTCCTTATAGTGTGACATTTACAGCTTCAGACGGCAGCCTGACAGATGATGAAGTCGTCACGATTACGGTCAATGATGTGAACCAGGCTCCGGTCCTGGCGGCTATTGGGGCTCAGTCAACTACTGAAGATGTCAATCTGAACTTCAATATCTCAGCGACTGATGCTGATGGAACGACGCCGAGCTTAACGGCTGATAATCTCCCGACGGGTGCTACTTTCACCGATAATGGCGACGGCACAGGGACATTCGACTGGACACCGGGTTACACTGACGCTGGTAGTTATGATGTTACCTTCACCGCGAGCGATGGTTCGCTGACTGATGATGAAGTTGTAACGATTACAGTCAACGATGCCGGTAACCAGGCTCCGGTTCTGGCGGCGATTGGCGCTCAGTCGGTAACTGAAGCAGTCAATCTGAACTTCAATATCTCAGCTACTGATGCCGATGGAACTACCCCGAGCTTCACGGCTGACAATCTTCCGATCGGCGCGACGTTTACTGATAACGGCGACGGCACTGGAACTTTCGACTGGACTCCCGGCTACACTGACGCCGGTAGTTATGATGTCACCTTCACTGCTTCAGACGGCAGTCTGACTGATGATGAAGTAGTCACGATTACGGTCAATGACGCCGGTAACCAGGCTCCGGTCCTGGCGGCGATTGGCGCTCAGTCAACTACTGAAGATGTCAATCTGAACTTCAATATCTCAGCCACCGATGCTGATGGAACTACCCCGAGCTTCACGGCCGATAATCTCCCGACCGGTGCGACCTTCACCGATAACGGTGACGGTACCGGGACTTTCGACTGGACACCGGGTTACACTGACGCCGGTAGTTATGATGTTACCTTCACCGCTTCAGACGGCAGTCTGACTGATGATGAAATCGTCACGATTACGGTCAATGATGCCGGTAACCAGGCTCCGGTTCTGGCGGCGATCGGGGCTCAGTCAACTACTGAAGATGTCAATCTGAACTTCAATATCTCGGCGACCGATGCTGATGGAACTACGCCGAGCTTCACGGCTGACAACCTTCCGACCGGCGCGACGTTTACCGATAACGGTGACGGTACCGGGACCTTCGACTGGACTCCCGGCTACACTGACGCCGGTAGTTATGATGTTACCTTCACTGCTTCAGACGGCAGTTTGACGGATGATGAAGTCGTCACGATTACAGTCAGTGACGCCGGTAACCAGGCCCCGGTCCTGGCGGCGATTGGCGCTCAGTCTACTACTGAAGATGTCAATCTGAACTTCAATATCTCAGCCACCGATGCTGATGGAACTACCCCGAGCTTCACGGCTGACAATCTTCCGACCGGCGCGACGTTTACCGATAACGGTGACGGCACCGGGACCTTTGACTGGACTCCCGGCTACACTGACGCCGGTAGTTATGATGTTACCTTCACTGCTTCAGATGGCAGTTTGACGGATGATGAAGTCGTAACGATTACGGTTAATGATGCCGGTAACCAGGCTCCGGTCCTGGCAGCTATCGGAGCTCAGTCAATTACTGAAGATGTCAATCTGAACTTCAATATCTCAGCGACTGATGCTGATGGAACTACCCCGAGCTTCACGGCCGATAATCTCCCGACCGGCGCGACGTTTACCGATAACGGTGACGGCACAGCGACCTTCGACTGGACTCCCGGTTACACTGACGCCGGTAGTTATGATGTTACCTTCACCGCTTCAGACGGCAGTCTGACTGATGATGAAATCGTCACGATTACGGTCAATGATGCCGGTAATCAGGCCCCGGTCCTGGCAGCTATCGGTGCTCAATCAACTACTGAAGATGTCAATCTGAACTTCAATATCTCGGCCACTGATGCTGATGGAACGACGCCGAGTTTCACGGCTGACAATCTTCCGACCGGCGCGAGCTTTACCGATAACGGTGACGGAACGGCGACCTTCGACTGGACCCCCGGCTACACTGACGCCGGTAGTTATGATGTTACCTTCACTGCTTCAGACGGTAGTCTGACTGATGATGAAGTCGTCACGATTACGGTTAACGATGCCGGTAACCAGGCTCCGGTCCTGGCGGCGATTGGCGCTCAGTCAACTACTGAAGATGTCAATCTGAACTTCAATATCTCAGCCACCGATGCTGATGGAACTACCCCGAGCTTCACGGCTGATAATCTCCCGACCGGTGCTACTTTCACCGATAACGGTGACGGAACGGGGACCTTTGACTGGACCCCCGGCTACACTGACGCCGGTAGTTATGATGTCACCTTCACTGCCTCGGACGGAAGTCTGACTGATGATGAAGTCGTCACGATTACGGTTAACGATGCCGGTAACCAGGCTCCGGTCCTGGCGGCGATTGGCGCTCAGTCAACTACTGAAGATGTCAATCTGAACTTCAATATCTCAGCCACCGATGCTGATGGAACGACGCCGAGCTTTACGGCCGACAATCTCCCGACCGGTGCGAGCTTCACTGATAATGGTGACGGTACCGGGACTTTCGACTGGACACCCGGCTACACTGACGCCGGTAGTTATGATGTCACCTTCACTGCCTCGGACGGAAGTCTGACCGATGATGAAGTTGTCACGATTACGGTCAATGATGCCGGTAACCAGGCTCCGGTCCTGGCGGCGATTGGCGCTCAGTCAACTACTGAAGATGTCAATCTGAACTTCAATATCTCAGCCACCGATGCTGATGGAACGACGCCGAGCTTTACGGCCGACAATCTCCCGACCGGTGCTACTTTCACCGATAACGGTGACGGTACCGGGACTTTCGACTGGACTCCCGGCTACACTGACGCCGGATCGTACGATGTTACCTTCACGGCCTCAGACGGAACCGCTACAGACGATGAAGTAGTCACGATTACGGTCAATGATGCCGGTAACCAGGCTCCGGTCCTGGCAGCGATTGGCTCGCAGCTTGTGGTCGAGGCAATCAATCTTAACTTCACAATTTCAGCCACTGACCCGGATGCTACGATTCCGAGCTTCACGGCTGACAACCTTCCGACCGGAGCTACTTTCACCGATAACGGTGACGGCACCGGGACCTTTGACTGGACTCCCGGCTACACTGACGCCGGATCGTACGATGTTACCTTCACAGCTTCAGACGGAAGTCTGACTGATGATGAAGTGGTCACGATTACGGTTAATGATGCCGGTAACCAGGCTCCGGTCCTGGCGGCGATTGGCGCTCAGTCAACTACTGAAGATGTCAATCTGAACTTCAATATCTCAGCCACCGATGCTGATGGAACGACGCCGAGCTTCACGGCTGACAATCTTCCGACCGGCGCGACGTTTACCGATAACGGTGACGGCACCGCCACCTTCGACTGGACTCCCGGTTACACTGACGCCGGTAGTTATGATGTCACCTTCACGGCCTCAGACGGAACCGCTACAGACGATGAAGTAGTCACGATTACGGTCAACGACGCCGGTAATCAGGTCCCGGTCCTGGCGGCGATTGGGGCTCAGTCTACTACCGAGAATATCCTGTTGAACTTCGCGATCTCGGCCACTGACCCGGATGCTACGATTCCGACGCTGACCGCTACGAATCTCCCGACCGGCGCTACTTTCACTGATAATGGCGACGGCACCGGGACTTTCGACTGGACTCCGGCTTTTGGTGATGCCGGGACTTATAATGTCACTTTTACCGCCTCCGACGGTGAATTAACAATCGATGAGATCGTTGAAATAACGGTGCTTGACAACCAGGCGCCGGTCCTCGATGAGATCGGCTCACAATTCGTAGTTGAAGGCGCGACGCTGTCGTTGCCGACTTCGGCCAGCGATCCCGACGGCACTATTCCGGTTCTAACCGTCTCAGCGTTGCCTTCCGGGGCGACTTATACCGACAACGGCGACGGCACCGGCCTGTTCGAGTGGATTACCGATCCGACTATGGGTGGTGTCTATACGATTACTTTCTATGCCTCCGACGGTGAACTTGAGGACTTCGAGGATGTGGTCATCTCGGTATCCGAAAGCGGTAACCATCCACCGACCATTACCGCGATCGACGACACCACGGTGTTTGAGAACGGTACGCTGGCTGTCGCCGTTACGGCTGAAGATATCGATGCCGATCCGCTCGCGTTGAGTGTCAGCACCCATCTTCAGAATTACACTTTCGTTGACAACGGCGACGGTACCGGTTTGTTGACTTACACCCCGGACTACTTCGATGCCGGACTTGACACGGTCAAGATTTACGCGACAGAGCTGGGTTCACAGGGTCTGGTGGCGCTTGAGATATTCTCAATTACCACGGTTGATGTCAACCAGCCTCCGGTAATCGATTCCGTCGGTCCGTTTACGGTCGATGTCGATGATGTTCTTGAATTCGAAATTGTCGCGACCGATTCGGACGAGGATTCCACGGCGGTGGTGTTTCTGTCCATTGTTGGCAGTCTTCCGACCAACGCCTCTTTCGTCGACAACGGCGATAATACCGGAAGTTTCAGTTTCACCCCTGAATACGGTCAGGAAGGGGACTACACGATTACGTTCCTGGCCATCGATCAGGGCTCGCCTCAGCTCAGCTCGACTCGGGCGGTAGATATTACGGTTAACGGCATTAACATCCCGCCGGTGCTCGACTCGATCGGTACTCAGAAACTGTACGAGGGTGAGACTCTGCTGTTGAACCTTAGTGCTACCGATATTGACGGCACCGAACCGCCGACCTTCAGTACCGACACTCTGTATGAGAACATGAGCCTGGTCGACAACGGCGACGGTACCGCGGTCTTCACTTTCACGCCGTCGTTCCTTCAGGCTGGTCTTTATTCAATCAAGTTCCGGGCATTCGACGGCCATGATTACGACCGCGAGGTGGTTCTGATCCAGGTTCGCGAAGCCGGTAATCAGGCGCCCTATTTCGATCAGATCCCGGCAGGTCTCCAGGTTGTTGAGGGAACAGTCCTCACCGATGTAGTGTATGCCGTTGATCCCGAACTCGGTACGATCTCGATCTCCCTGGTCGATGGTACCGTTCCGAATAATTTCTACCTGATAGATAACGGCGACGGTTCGGCCGGATTCCAGTTCAGTCCGGATTACACCCAGCAGGGTGTCTATGATATCGGGCTGGAGGTGACCGACGGTGAATTATCTTCACAGTCTACATTGTCGATCGAGGTGGTCGACGCCGGTAACCAGGACCCGGTGCTTGATCCGATCGGTGATAAGACCGTTGATGAGCATGTCGCGTTGACTTTTTCGATAACCACCAGTGATCCGGACGGTGATTACCCGGTGATTACATCCTCGACCTTGCCGGGTACGGCCACGCTGGTTGACAACGGCAATGGTACGGCTAATTTCGCCTGGACACCGACCTACGATGACGCCGGTGAGTACCCGGTGACATTCTATGCTACCGATGCCGCCGAGCCATCGGATGTTGTATCGGAGGAGATTACTATCACGGTGGTAGATATTAACCGTGCGCCGTGGTACTTCATGTCGCCGTTCCAGCAGGATACCCTCCAGGAATCAGAGACCTTGACTTATGAAATATCCGCCTGGGACGATGACGGCACGCTTCCGGATATCGTAGTGACTCTCGACGGAACCGACACTCTGGCTACCAATATGGAATTCACCTCGACGATCAACGGCACGAATCGTGAGGGTACGCTGACCTTCTCGCCCGATTACACTCAGGGAGACAACGATCCTGACTTCTATTATGTCCGCTTCAGTGTACACGATGAGATGAACTACGAGTTGACCCGTTCAGAAGTGGTGACGTTCCGCGTGTACGATAAAAACGAGCCGCCGCATATAACGGTCAATGATCCGGGTCCGATCACGATCAATGAGGGAGGCTCGGTTGACAACCTGGCGGCGCTGGCGGAGGACAACGACGGTACCGTAACGCTGACCGTTGACGGTCTTCCGGACAGCAACTATACGTTGTCACAACCGGCCACCTATGCGCTTGTTTTCAACTTCTTCCCGGATTATAACCAGGCCGGTACTTACCAATTGCGTTATATCGCTGTTGATAACGACGGCGCTGCTGATACGTTGTTCGTAGATATTATCGTCCTCGAAGCAGGCAACCAGTCTCCATACTGGGAAGAGTACCTGCCCTCTACGGTCACTGTATATGTCGATCAAACCTTTGATACGACGCTGGTGGCAATTGATCCCGAAGGTCTGCCGGTGACGCTTACGATGGATGTATCAATACCGAACGCCAATTTTGTTGTCACGGACAACACCGGTGTGTTCAGCATCACCGCTGATCCGACTCAGAACGGCGAAAGCTACCCGGTCACTTTCACCGTAACCGATTCCGAGTCGGCCACTGATGTGATGACAACCACTTTTGTGGTGGCAACCTACTTGCGGGGTGATACCGACGGTAACCTCAAGTTCACCATTAACGATGTTATCTACTTGGCTGCCTATATGTTCCGGCAGGGAACAGCGCCGGCACCGCTGGAGTCTGCCGATGCCGATGCGAGCGGGCAGGTGGATGTCTCGGATATTGCGTACATGGTGAATTTCCTCTATCATTCCGGTCCTCGCCCACCGCAATAA